Proteins co-encoded in one Pocillopora verrucosa isolate sample1 chromosome 1, ASM3666991v2, whole genome shotgun sequence genomic window:
- the LOC131789224 gene encoding galanin receptor 2a-like produces the protein MASNDNFSLMVIGFLIFYGFILITSLVGNIWVLVTCYRNLNRNRFSPMWYVANLASADLLFTFLTPFHAINFSWRWVGGEVICKLHGFLVDTSYNTSITTLVVIAYLRLKAITDPFNSRGDNFSNKEYIKIVLIWCVCLVISSPTASINKVETDEHGKLICINTSWGSTGREIYYTVHAILFFTIPLIYMIATQGKIFRSLRANVIPMCNSHIINTNQRHKKVAKTLAALSLAFFSCQSPFMILRLLMYYNLVSPGLVWRAAQLMILLNVALDPLLYGYYGENLKSKMRRFLRCN, from the coding sequence ATGGCATCCAACGACAATTTCTCTCTAATGGTGATCGgatttttgatattttatggctttattctcatcacctcaCTTGTGGGTAACATATGGGTTTTGGTGACATGTTATCGGAACTTGAACCGAAATCGGTTTTCTCCGATGTGGTACGTGGCAAATTTAGCATCTGCGGATCTCCTTTTCACTTTTCTCACTCCTTTCCACGCCATTAATTTTAGTTGGCGTTGGGTCGGCGGTGAGGTAATTTGCAAACTTCACGGATTTCTCGTCGACACGAGCTACAATACTTCAATCACAACCCTTGTGGTTATAGCTTACCTAAGACTCAAAGCTATCACAGATCCTTTCAATTCTAGAGGCGACAACTTTTCCAACAAGGAATACATCAAAATCGTTTTAATCTGGTGTGTGTGCTTGGTAATTTCCTCACCCACAGCAAGTATTAACAAGGTCGAAACCGATGAGCACGGAAAACTGATTTGCATCAACACTTCTTGGGGAAGTACTGGCAGGGAAATATACTACACCGTACACGCAATACTTTTCTTCACAATTCCATTGATCTATATGATTGCAACGCAAGGAAAGATATTCCGCTCTCTTCGGGCGAACGTTATTCCAATGTGCAACTCGCACATCATCAACACAAATCAAAGACATAAGAAAGTTGCAAAGACACTTGCAGCTCTTTCTcttgcctttttttcttgtcagtcTCCGTTTATGATTCTTAGACTGCTGATGTATTATAACTTAGTGTCCCCCGGTCTAGTCTGGAGAGCGGCTCAACTGATGATATTACTGAATGTGGCACTCGATCCTTTATTATATGGCTATTATGGAGAAAACTTGAAGTCTAAGATGCGACGATTCCTTCGATGTAATTAA